Proteins from a genomic interval of Aureimonas sp. AU20:
- the tkt gene encoding transketolase has protein sequence MSALPKTPSETRTGENGSPQLVIDTIRTLSMDAVLKAHSGHVGAPLGLAPVAYSLWTQFLRYDPTAPDWPNRDRFVLSVGHGSMLLYSVLHLAGVEEIDADGRKTGKPAVSLDDIKQFRQLSSKTPGHPEYRMTTGVETTTGPLGQGCGNSVGMALAERWLAARYNKPEAKVFDHDVIVLCGDGDMMEGVSSEAASIAGHLKLSNLCWIYDNNKVSIEGFTSLAFSEDVAERFRGYGWKTLHVQDGNDLAAIEKAVAEFRQTDDRPTLIVVDTVIGYGLQKQQGTASAHGEAFDADDVKGAKRFYGWPEDKDFLVPDAAARSFRAAVEGRGRPAREEWEAAFARYRAAYPELAAEIDAMRSGKLVAGWDGSIPTFEADAKGLATRDSGGKVLNAIAEKVPYLIGGSADLAPSNKTKLGFEGAGSFESDNYAGRNLHFGIREHAMGSIANGMALTYVRPYASTFLVFSDYMRAPVRLSAIMEIPVVWVFTHDSIGVGEDGPTHQPIEHLASLRAIPGLNTIRPCDANETAEAWRVAMEQTHEPTALILSRQPLPTLDRTKYAPASGLKRGGYVLAGDPGETPDVILIGTGSEVSLCLAAYEKLVAEGVKARVVSLPSWELYEKQDDSYRDSVLPPDVMARVVVEQAGSMGWDRYVGAKGAKVTMSTFGASAPLAKLQEKFGFTPDAVVAKARGQIEARKS, from the coding sequence ATGAGCGCCCTGCCCAAAACCCCGTCCGAGACCCGCACCGGCGAGAACGGCTCGCCCCAACTGGTGATCGACACGATCCGCACCCTTTCGATGGACGCGGTTCTGAAGGCCCATTCCGGCCATGTCGGCGCGCCGCTCGGCCTTGCGCCGGTCGCCTATTCGCTGTGGACGCAGTTTCTGCGCTACGACCCGACCGCGCCCGACTGGCCCAATCGCGACCGGTTCGTGCTCTCGGTCGGCCACGGCTCCATGCTGCTCTACTCCGTGCTGCATCTGGCCGGCGTCGAGGAGATCGACGCCGATGGCCGCAAGACCGGCAAGCCCGCCGTCTCGCTCGACGACATCAAGCAGTTTCGCCAGCTCTCCTCCAAGACGCCGGGCCACCCGGAATATCGGATGACCACGGGCGTCGAGACCACGACCGGCCCGCTTGGCCAGGGCTGCGGCAATTCGGTCGGCATGGCGCTGGCCGAGCGCTGGCTCGCCGCGCGCTACAACAAGCCGGAAGCGAAGGTCTTCGACCACGACGTCATCGTCCTGTGCGGTGACGGCGACATGATGGAGGGCGTGTCCTCCGAAGCGGCCTCGATCGCCGGCCACCTCAAGCTCTCCAACCTCTGCTGGATCTACGACAACAACAAGGTGTCGATCGAAGGCTTCACCAGCCTCGCCTTTTCCGAGGATGTCGCCGAGCGCTTCCGGGGCTACGGCTGGAAGACGCTGCATGTCCAGGACGGCAACGATCTCGCCGCCATCGAGAAGGCCGTCGCCGAGTTCCGGCAGACGGATGACCGGCCGACGCTGATCGTGGTCGACACGGTGATCGGCTACGGCCTGCAGAAGCAGCAGGGCACGGCCTCGGCCCATGGCGAGGCCTTCGACGCCGACGACGTGAAGGGCGCCAAACGCTTCTACGGCTGGCCGGAGGACAAGGACTTCCTCGTGCCGGACGCGGCGGCCAGAAGCTTCCGCGCCGCCGTCGAGGGGCGCGGCCGCCCGGCCCGTGAGGAATGGGAAGCGGCCTTCGCGCGCTATCGCGCCGCCTATCCCGAACTCGCCGCAGAGATCGACGCCATGCGCTCGGGCAAGCTCGTCGCCGGCTGGGACGGATCGATCCCGACCTTCGAGGCGGACGCCAAGGGCCTCGCCACGCGCGATTCCGGCGGCAAGGTGCTGAACGCCATCGCCGAGAAGGTGCCCTATCTCATCGGCGGCTCGGCCGACCTTGCCCCCTCCAACAAGACCAAGCTCGGCTTCGAGGGCGCGGGCTCTTTCGAAAGCGACAATTACGCCGGTCGCAACCTGCATTTCGGCATTCGCGAACACGCAATGGGCTCGATCGCCAACGGCATGGCGCTGACTTACGTTCGGCCCTACGCCTCCACCTTCCTGGTCTTTTCCGATTATATGCGCGCGCCGGTGCGGCTGTCGGCGATCATGGAAATTCCGGTGGTCTGGGTCTTCACCCATGATTCGATCGGCGTCGGCGAGGACGGGCCGACGCACCAGCCGATCGAGCATCTGGCGAGCCTGCGCGCCATTCCCGGCCTCAACACGATCCGCCCCTGCGACGCCAACGAGACGGCGGAAGCCTGGCGCGTCGCCATGGAGCAGACGCACGAGCCGACCGCGTTGATCCTGTCCCGCCAGCCGCTGCCGACGCTCGACCGCACGAAATACGCCCCGGCCTCTGGCTTGAAGCGCGGCGGATACGTCCTCGCCGGCGACCCCGGCGAGACGCCCGACGTGATCCTGATCGGCACGGGCTCGGAGGTTTCGCTCTGCCTTGCCGCCTACGAGAAGCTGGTGGCCGAGGGCGTCAAGGCGCGCGTCGTGTCGCTGCCCTCCTGGGAGCTCTACGAGAAGCAGGACGACAGCTATCGCGACAGTGTGTTGCCGCCGGACGTCATGGCCCGCGTCGTGGTGGAGCAGGCCGGCTCCATGGGCTGGGACCGCTATGTCGGCGCCAAGGGCGCCAAGGTCACGATGTCGACCTTCGGCGCCTCCGCGCCGCTCGCCAAGCTGCAGGAGAAGTTCGGCTTCACGCCGGATGCGGTCGTGGCGAAGGCGCGCGGGCAGATCGAAGCCCGCAAGAGCTGA
- a CDS encoding cyclase family protein: MCHACVIDSVKHSMLSRRSFFTAASASAGAAVVAPLAMARPALAEVTHGGRVVDLTHAYDSAFPTFDGVPGITQEEAANFDKSGYQLYKLTIFEHTGTHIDAPLHFSRDGLSVDELEPSRLVCPLCIVDITAKAKDDPNATLEAEDIERFVSAHGEIPAGACVALRSGWAAKLGTPAFRNDAAGNFAFPGFAKSATDLLAERDVSAIGVDTLSLDPGNSADFAVHSSWLPSGRYGIEGLANLEALPATGATIVVGAPKHRGGTGGPARVLALV, translated from the coding sequence ATGTGCCATGCCTGCGTCATCGACAGCGTCAAGCATTCCATGCTGTCGCGCCGGTCCTTCTTCACGGCGGCCTCCGCTTCTGCGGGCGCGGCGGTCGTGGCCCCTCTCGCCATGGCCCGCCCGGCCCTGGCCGAGGTCACCCACGGCGGGCGGGTGGTGGATCTCACCCATGCCTATGACAGCGCCTTTCCGACATTCGACGGCGTGCCGGGCATCACGCAGGAGGAGGCGGCGAATTTCGACAAGAGCGGCTACCAGCTCTACAAGCTGACGATCTTCGAGCACACCGGCACCCATATCGACGCGCCGCTCCATTTCAGCCGCGACGGGTTGAGCGTCGACGAGCTGGAGCCCTCGCGCCTCGTCTGCCCGCTCTGCATCGTCGACATCACGGCCAAGGCTAAGGACGATCCGAACGCCACGCTGGAGGCCGAGGACATCGAGCGCTTCGTCTCCGCCCATGGCGAGATCCCGGCCGGCGCCTGCGTCGCGCTGCGCTCGGGCTGGGCCGCCAAGCTCGGCACGCCGGCCTTCCGCAACGACGCGGCGGGGAACTTCGCCTTTCCCGGTTTCGCCAAGAGTGCGACCGATCTTCTGGCCGAGCGGGATGTCAGCGCCATCGGCGTCGACACGCTGTCGCTCGACCCCGGCAATTCCGCCGACTTCGCCGTCCACTCGTCCTGGCTACCGAGCGGACGCTACGGGATCGAAGGGTTGGCCAATCTGGAAGCCCTGCCCGCGACCGGCGCGACGATCGTGGTCGGCGCGCCCAAGCACAGGGGCGGCACCGGCGGCCCGGCGCGGGTGCTGGCGTTGGTCTAG
- a CDS encoding GNAT family N-acetyltransferase, which produces MSDVVIRPVDASPRSLNDLSDLMIETVANGGSVSFLHPLDEGRAKTFWTGALAAAASGERVVLGAFDGERIVGTVTVFLALPQNQPHRGEIGKLMTAVSHRGRGIASTLMAAAEALARERGKSLLVLDTAEEEGAASLYERLGYIRAGLIPHYAFKPQGGLTGTVLFWKQIAPLPDHA; this is translated from the coding sequence ATGTCTGATGTCGTGATCCGCCCCGTGGACGCCTCGCCCCGGTCGCTCAACGACCTGTCCGATCTCATGATCGAGACGGTGGCGAACGGCGGGTCGGTCAGCTTTCTCCATCCGCTGGACGAGGGGCGGGCCAAAACGTTCTGGACCGGCGCGCTGGCGGCGGCGGCAAGCGGCGAGCGCGTGGTGCTCGGCGCTTTCGACGGGGAGCGGATCGTCGGCACGGTGACGGTGTTTCTCGCGCTGCCGCAGAACCAGCCGCATCGCGGCGAGATCGGCAAGCTGATGACCGCCGTCTCGCATCGCGGCCGGGGCATTGCCAGCACCCTTATGGCGGCGGCCGAAGCCCTGGCGCGCGAGCGCGGCAAGAGCCTTCTCGTTCTCGACACCGCCGAGGAGGAGGGGGCCGCCTCGCTCTACGAGCGCCTCGGCTATATCAGGGCCGGCCTGATCCCGCATTACGCCTTCAAGCCGCAGGGCGGGCTGACCGGCACGGTTCTGTTCTGGAAGCAGATCGCGCCGCTGCCGGACCATGCCTGA
- the exbD gene encoding TonB system transport protein ExbD → MGVSLRSGDDDDTGEVADINVTPFIDVVLVLLIIFMVAAPLSTVDVPVDLPVSNAQPQERPDEPLFLTVSNDLDLVMGEAPVERGALQAALDAKTGGKRDERIFLRADEKVAYGDLMEVMNLLRTAGYLKIALVGLESAPAPSEAAPALQP, encoded by the coding sequence ATGGGGGTCAGCCTTCGCTCCGGCGACGACGACGACACCGGCGAAGTCGCCGACATCAACGTCACGCCCTTCATCGACGTCGTCCTTGTTCTGCTCATCATCTTCATGGTGGCCGCGCCGCTTTCCACGGTGGACGTGCCGGTGGACCTGCCGGTTTCCAACGCGCAGCCGCAGGAGCGGCCGGACGAGCCGCTCTTCCTCACCGTGTCGAACGATCTCGACCTCGTTATGGGCGAAGCGCCGGTGGAGCGCGGCGCGCTTCAGGCCGCGCTGGATGCCAAGACCGGGGGCAAGCGCGACGAGCGCATCTTCCTGCGCGCCGACGAGAAGGTGGCCTATGGCGACCTTATGGAGGTGATGAACCTCCTGCGCACGGCGGGCTATCTCAAGATCGCGCTGGTGGGGCTGGAATCGGCCCCCGCCCCGAGCGAAGCGGCACCCGCTCTCCAGCCATGA
- a CDS encoding helix-turn-helix domain-containing protein, translating to MDILVDDSERRLAQHIRREREARGWSLSELAARSDVSKAAISKIERGEVSPTAGVLVRLAEAFGLTLAGLLVRAEGDEARLQRSGHQSWWTDPETGYRRRQAFARSWHPVEIVDVELPPGGRVVLPASSYSRIRQVVRVTQGRLRLSEGGELFDLGPGDCLGFGAPGEVTFSNESDAACFYLVALTRS from the coding sequence ATGGATATTTTAGTGGATGATTCGGAGCGGCGGCTGGCGCAGCATATCAGGCGGGAGCGGGAGGCGCGGGGCTGGTCGCTGAGCGAGTTGGCGGCGCGTTCGGACGTGTCTAAGGCGGCGATCAGCAAGATCGAGCGCGGCGAAGTGAGCCCGACGGCCGGCGTGCTGGTGCGGCTGGCCGAGGCCTTCGGGCTGACGCTGGCGGGTCTGCTCGTTCGGGCCGAGGGCGACGAGGCGCGTCTTCAGAGGAGCGGGCACCAGAGCTGGTGGACCGATCCGGAAACCGGCTATCGGCGCCGCCAAGCCTTCGCCCGGTCCTGGCATCCCGTCGAGATCGTCGATGTCGAGTTGCCGCCCGGCGGGCGTGTGGTGCTGCCTGCCTCTTCCTACAGCCGCATCCGGCAGGTCGTGCGCGTCACGCAAGGGCGGCTGCGCCTTTCGGAAGGGGGCGAGCTGTTCGATCTCGGTCCGGGCGATTGCCTCGGCTTCGGCGCGCCGGGCGAGGTCACCTTCTCCAACGAGAGTGACGCCGCCTGCTTCTATCTCGTCGCCCTCACAAGGAGCTGA
- a CDS encoding Cof-type HAD-IIB family hydrolase — protein sequence MTLDPALAASIRLVVSDIDGTLVRNDKTLSERTVEAVRRAGEAGIAFTLISARPPSGLGELVDRLGLTGAVGAFNGGTLFEPGGRIVEAHRLEESDARRAIALLDEAEVPVWLFADGLWIARDDHSPHGDLERRAARQEPTIAPDFETWLPRADKVVGVSDDHALIARMEREIGQALGTSANVVRSQPYFLDVTTAVANKGAGVKALAGAAGIPLSETAAIGDMPNDVPMFEPVGLSVAMGQAPDEVRRAARHVTDTNEADGVAAFLDQLIAARS from the coding sequence ATGACCCTTGATCCGGCTCTCGCCGCCTCCATCCGCCTCGTCGTGTCCGATATCGACGGGACGCTGGTGCGCAACGACAAGACGCTGTCGGAGCGCACGGTGGAGGCCGTGCGCCGTGCGGGGGAGGCGGGGATCGCCTTCACGCTGATCAGCGCCCGCCCGCCGAGCGGCCTCGGCGAACTCGTGGATCGGCTGGGCCTCACCGGCGCGGTCGGCGCCTTCAACGGCGGCACCTTGTTCGAGCCGGGTGGGCGGATCGTCGAGGCGCATCGCCTGGAGGAAAGCGACGCGCGCCGCGCCATCGCGCTTCTGGACGAAGCCGAGGTGCCGGTCTGGCTCTTTGCCGACGGGCTCTGGATCGCGCGCGACGACCACTCGCCGCATGGTGATCTGGAGCGCCGCGCCGCGCGGCAGGAGCCGACCATCGCGCCCGATTTCGAGACCTGGCTTCCGCGCGCCGACAAGGTCGTCGGCGTCAGCGACGACCACGCGCTGATCGCCCGGATGGAGCGCGAGATCGGGCAGGCGCTCGGCACAAGCGCCAATGTCGTGCGCTCGCAGCCCTATTTTCTCGACGTGACCACGGCGGTCGCCAACAAGGGCGCAGGCGTCAAGGCACTGGCCGGGGCGGCCGGCATTCCCTTGAGCGAGACGGCCGCGATCGGGGACATGCCCAACGACGTGCCGATGTTCGAGCCTGTCGGCCTTTCTGTCGCCATGGGACAGGCGCCGGACGAGGTGCGCCGCGCCGCCCGGCATGTGACGGACACGAACGAGGCGGACGGCGTGGCCGCGTTTCTCGATCAACTGATCGCTGCCCGTTCCTGA
- the exbB gene encoding tonB-system energizer ExbB, which translates to MIGPRHTATPAMAAAKTGRRLAAPALLATLLMMAPALAQDSASPAPTTAPPAAGGTPSAAPAASSSPAPTAPASTSPATAPSATPAAPATAPVQSAPMTPAPEASAPASPAAEAGGQTTLPAFASENEGTLPVEPANATGHDLSPWGMFMAADIVVKAVMSGLAFASVVTWTIWLAKVLELIGARRRAQSGVRRLAEASGLPQGEGVEAAGWRGGPVAAMVRTASAERERSAGLPSEGVKERVATALQRIEARAGRRMARGTGLLATIGSTAPFVGLFGTVWGIMNSFIGISKANTTNLAVVAPGIAEALLATAIGLVAAIPAVIIYNVFARAIAGYKAVLADASAGVLQHLSRDLDRAKAGATLRGPARMAAE; encoded by the coding sequence ATGATCGGACCTCGACACACCGCGACGCCGGCAATGGCCGCCGCGAAAACGGGCCGACGCCTCGCCGCCCCAGCCCTTCTCGCCACGCTGCTGATGATGGCGCCCGCCCTGGCGCAGGACAGCGCCTCCCCCGCGCCGACCACTGCGCCCCCTGCGGCCGGCGGCACTCCGAGCGCGGCCCCCGCTGCATCTTCCTCCCCCGCGCCTACCGCTCCCGCATCGACCTCGCCTGCCACCGCCCCTTCGGCGACCCCGGCGGCGCCCGCAACCGCGCCGGTGCAATCCGCGCCCATGACGCCGGCACCCGAAGCGTCCGCCCCCGCCTCTCCGGCCGCCGAGGCCGGCGGGCAGACGACGCTGCCGGCCTTCGCCAGCGAAAACGAGGGCACGCTGCCGGTGGAACCCGCCAATGCCACGGGCCACGACCTGTCCCCCTGGGGCATGTTCATGGCGGCCGATATCGTGGTGAAGGCGGTCATGTCCGGCCTCGCCTTCGCCTCCGTCGTCACCTGGACGATCTGGCTCGCCAAGGTCCTGGAACTGATCGGCGCGCGCCGACGCGCCCAGTCGGGCGTCCGGCGCCTTGCCGAGGCCAGCGGCCTGCCGCAGGGCGAGGGCGTCGAGGCCGCCGGCTGGCGCGGTGGCCCGGTGGCGGCCATGGTGCGCACGGCAAGCGCCGAGCGCGAGCGCTCCGCAGGCCTGCCCTCCGAGGGCGTGAAGGAGCGCGTCGCCACCGCGCTGCAGCGCATCGAGGCGCGCGCCGGCCGGCGCATGGCGCGCGGCACGGGCCTTCTCGCCACGATCGGCTCCACCGCACCCTTCGTCGGCCTGTTCGGCACGGTCTGGGGCATCATGAATTCGTTCATCGGCATCTCGAAGGCCAACACGACCAATCTCGCCGTGGTGGCGCCGGGCATCGCCGAGGCGCTGCTCGCCACCGCGATCGGCCTCGTGGCGGCCATTCCCGCCGTCATCATCTACAATGTCTTCGCCAGGGCCATCGCCGGCTACAAGGCGGTGCTGGCCGATGCCTCGGCCGGCGTTCTCCAGCACCTCTCGCGCGATCTCGACCGCGCCAAGGCGGGGGCCACGCTGCGTGGCCCGGCCCGCATGGCGGCGGAGTAA
- a CDS encoding energy transducer TonB: protein MTLAYDKKAERGGSLLGAMRWGTAALAVAALHAGAAFYVSNMPAPEAPPQGTPEAAVLIDLAPPAPPPSAPAAEAPPVEAPPEEVPPEPQLEPTPEPVPPPPEPVAPPPEPAPPEPPPPEPVAEPEPPPPEPIPEPEPLPEPPPPEPVVTPEVPKMEAPPEVAERAAVPLPRPTPPRPRVAEKPPERPTPPKPRRERPREEARPRTPPRAAPPPSRASQASRAPTTQGAAVSSSAVARWKSQVQSRLNRFKRTPPGGAVGMPSVTFTIGPSGAASNIRIARSSGNPILDQAALDLVRRASPFPSPPSGESVSIPPFAINYKR from the coding sequence ATGACCCTCGCTTACGACAAGAAAGCGGAGCGCGGCGGCTCGCTGCTCGGCGCGATGCGCTGGGGCACGGCCGCCCTTGCCGTCGCCGCGCTGCACGCGGGCGCGGCCTTCTACGTTTCCAACATGCCCGCGCCGGAAGCGCCCCCGCAAGGCACGCCCGAGGCAGCCGTGCTGATCGACCTCGCGCCGCCCGCGCCGCCGCCAAGCGCGCCGGCCGCCGAGGCGCCGCCGGTCGAGGCGCCGCCCGAGGAGGTGCCGCCGGAGCCCCAGCTAGAGCCGACACCCGAGCCGGTTCCGCCGCCGCCCGAGCCGGTGGCTCCGCCCCCCGAACCCGCGCCACCCGAGCCGCCGCCCCCGGAGCCCGTGGCCGAGCCGGAGCCTCCTCCGCCTGAGCCTATCCCGGAACCCGAGCCTTTGCCCGAACCGCCTCCGCCGGAGCCGGTGGTAACGCCCGAGGTGCCGAAGATGGAAGCGCCGCCGGAGGTCGCCGAGCGCGCGGCCGTACCGCTGCCGCGCCCGACGCCGCCTCGCCCGCGCGTGGCCGAAAAGCCGCCCGAGCGCCCGACGCCGCCCAAGCCACGCCGGGAGCGCCCGCGCGAGGAAGCGCGTCCGCGCACGCCGCCGCGCGCCGCGCCGCCGCCCTCCCGCGCCTCGCAGGCGTCCCGCGCTCCCACGACGCAAGGGGCAGCAGTGTCCTCGTCCGCGGTAGCGCGCTGGAAGTCGCAGGTTCAGTCGCGCCTCAACCGGTTCAAGCGCACTCCGCCCGGCGGCGCAGTGGGTATGCCGAGCGTGACCTTCACCATCGGCCCATCGGGCGCCGCGTCCAACATCCGCATCGCGCGTTCCTCGGGCAATCCGATCCTGGACCAGGCGGCGCTCGATCTCGTGCGCCGCGCCAGCCCCTTTCCGTCGCCGCCCTCCGGAGAAAGCGTGTCGATCCCGCCGTTTGCGATCAACTACAAGCGGTAG
- a CDS encoding dicarboxylate/amino acid:cation symporter has protein sequence MAPPRSAPSRSTRRPAPGRPVSAAPKPPKPFYRSFGFQVLVALVIGLALGLLAREMGPAPSGGPNWLVQTLATVGSSFVSLLRTVVPVLIFTAIVASIANLRELNNAARLVWQTLLWFAVTALIAVLIGIALGLVLQPGLNTSVTQAAAHAPSRSGSWLDFLTGLIPSNILGLQASTSLKDGAATTSLNFNVLQILVISIAVGVAALKVGEAAEPFLAFNRSFLKIVHKVLWWIIRLTPIATVGLLGNAVAVYGWTTLAQLGTYAVAIYLGLALVLLVVYPALLLAHGLSPVRFFQSAWPAIQFAFVSRSSIGTLPITERVTEKGLGVPREYASFAVPLGATTKMDGCASIYPAISAIFVAQFFGLQLGLTEYVLIVFVAVVGSAATAGLTGATVMLTLTLSTLGLPLEGVGLLLAIDPILDMGRTAVNVAGQALVPTIVAKRQGMLDEAVYNRIGDIDALDAGPEPLGARRVPAE, from the coding sequence ATGGCCCCTCCCCGCTCCGCACCTTCTCGCTCCACACGTCGCCCCGCCCCTGGACGCCCCGTCTCGGCCGCCCCCAAGCCTCCCAAGCCGTTCTATCGCTCCTTCGGATTCCAGGTTCTCGTCGCGCTGGTGATCGGCCTCGCGCTCGGGCTCCTCGCCCGCGAGATGGGGCCGGCCCCCTCGGGCGGGCCGAACTGGCTGGTGCAGACGCTGGCGACCGTCGGTTCTTCCTTCGTCTCGCTTCTGCGCACCGTCGTGCCGGTGCTGATCTTCACCGCCATCGTCGCCTCGATCGCCAATCTGCGGGAGTTGAACAACGCCGCGCGGCTGGTCTGGCAGACGCTCCTCTGGTTCGCCGTGACGGCGCTGATCGCGGTTCTGATCGGCATCGCGCTCGGCCTCGTGCTGCAACCCGGCCTCAACACCTCGGTGACGCAGGCCGCCGCCCATGCGCCTTCGCGCTCGGGCTCGTGGCTCGATTTCCTAACCGGGCTCATTCCCTCCAACATTCTCGGCCTCCAGGCCTCCACCAGCCTGAAGGACGGCGCGGCGACGACGAGCCTCAACTTCAACGTCCTGCAGATCCTCGTCATCTCCATCGCGGTGGGCGTCGCGGCGCTGAAGGTAGGCGAGGCCGCCGAGCCCTTCCTCGCCTTCAACCGCTCCTTCCTGAAGATCGTTCACAAGGTGCTCTGGTGGATCATCCGCCTGACGCCGATCGCGACCGTCGGCCTGCTCGGCAACGCGGTCGCGGTCTATGGCTGGACGACGCTGGCACAGCTCGGCACCTATGCGGTCGCGATCTATCTCGGCCTCGCCCTGGTGCTTCTCGTGGTCTACCCCGCGCTGCTCCTGGCGCATGGGCTCAGCCCCGTGCGCTTCTTCCAGAGCGCCTGGCCGGCCATCCAGTTCGCCTTCGTGTCGCGCTCCTCCATCGGCACGCTGCCGATCACCGAGCGCGTCACGGAAAAGGGCCTCGGCGTGCCGCGCGAATATGCCAGCTTCGCCGTGCCGCTCGGCGCCACCACCAAGATGGACGGTTGCGCCTCGATCTATCCCGCGATCTCGGCGATCTTCGTGGCGCAGTTCTTCGGCCTGCAGCTCGGGCTCACCGAATATGTTCTGATCGTCTTCGTCGCCGTTGTGGGCTCGGCCGCGACGGCGGGCCTCACCGGCGCGACCGTCATGCTGACGCTGACGCTCTCCACCCTTGGCCTGCCGCTGGAAGGTGTCGGCCTGCTGCTCGCTATCGACCCCATCCTCGACATGGGCCGCACGGCGGTCAATGTCGCCGGACAGGCGCTGGTGCCGACGATCGTCGCCAAGCGGCAGGGCATGCTGGATGAGGCGGTCTATAACCGGATCGGCGACATCGACGCGCTGGATGCCGGGCCGGAGCCGCTGGGCGCAAGACGCGTCCCGGCCGAATAA
- the gnd gene encoding phosphogluconate dehydrogenase (NAD(+)-dependent, decarboxylating) → MQIAIIGLGRMGGNIARRLMKHGHEALVFDRNAEAVSALSGDGATGAASLEELAGRFSGRRVFWVMLPAGEPTEATIRDLTPLCGQGDVIIDGGNTFYKDDIRRSKELAPHGIRYVDVGTSGGVWGLERGYCMMIGGPEDTVRDLDPVFDALAPGYGDIERTHGRNAPDDRAERGYIHAGPAGAGHFVKMVHNGIEYGLMQAYAEGFDILKSKNSPHLPEDERFDLNMPDIAEVWRRGSVISSWLLDLTAIALAGDKDLARFSGHVADSGEGRWTLEAAMEEAVPVNVLSAALYARYRSRQDATFGDKMLSAMRFGFGGHVEIPQ, encoded by the coding sequence ATGCAGATCGCGATCATCGGCCTTGGCCGAATGGGCGGCAATATCGCCCGCCGCCTGATGAAGCACGGCCACGAGGCCCTGGTGTTCGACCGCAACGCCGAGGCCGTCTCGGCTCTGTCCGGCGACGGGGCGACGGGCGCCGCTTCGCTGGAGGAGTTGGCTGGGCGCTTTAGCGGGCGCCGCGTCTTCTGGGTCATGCTGCCGGCCGGCGAGCCGACCGAGGCGACGATCCGCGACCTCACCCCGCTTTGCGGCCAGGGCGACGTCATCATCGACGGCGGCAACACGTTCTACAAGGACGACATCCGCCGCTCCAAGGAACTGGCGCCGCATGGCATCCGCTATGTCGATGTCGGCACCTCGGGCGGCGTCTGGGGTCTGGAGCGCGGCTATTGCATGATGATCGGCGGTCCGGAGGACACGGTGCGCGATCTCGACCCCGTGTTCGACGCGCTGGCGCCGGGCTATGGCGACATCGAGCGCACCCATGGGCGCAACGCGCCGGACGACCGCGCTGAGCGCGGCTATATCCATGCCGGCCCGGCGGGTGCGGGCCATTTCGTCAAAATGGTTCACAACGGCATCGAGTACGGGCTGATGCAGGCCTATGCGGAAGGCTTCGACATCCTGAAGTCCAAGAACTCGCCCCACCTTCCCGAGGACGAGCGGTTCGACCTGAACATGCCCGACATCGCGGAAGTGTGGCGGCGCGGCTCGGTCATCTCCTCCTGGCTGCTCGACCTCACTGCCATCGCGCTGGCGGGCGACAAGGACCTTGCCCGCTTCTCCGGCCATGTCGCCGATAGCGGCGAAGGGCGCTGGACCCTGGAAGCGGCGATGGAGGAGGCGGTGCCGGTCAACGTCCTGTCCGCCGCGCTCTATGCCCGCTATCGCTCGCGTCAGGACGCGACCTTCGGCGACAAGATGCTGTCCGCCATGCGCTTCGGCTTCGGCGGCCACGTCGAAATCCCGCAGTAG